The Halosimplex litoreum genome has a window encoding:
- a CDS encoding transcription initiation factor IIB, translating to MTSTNQRVTGRHVQPIERTGEQSESETEGQSERERDECPECGAPGVTDEKRGETVCQECGVVLEEDVVDRGPEWRSFDARDKAQKSRVGSPTTEMLHDKGLSSVIDWQNKDANGQALSAKKREQMSRLRTWDERFRSQSAQDRNLKQALGEIDRMASALGIPKDARETASVIYRRALDEELIPGRSIEAMATGSLYAGARQAGVPRTLDELETVSRVDRKEFARAYRYIARELELAMEPTDPAQYVPRLVSDLDLPEETKQRAVELLEAGKREAVHSGKNPVGLAAAAIYAAGRLTNVEVTQHEVADAADVSAVTIRDRYTELLDAADRVA from the coding sequence ATGACAAGCACGAACCAGCGAGTCACGGGCCGTCACGTCCAGCCCATCGAACGCACGGGCGAGCAGTCCGAGTCCGAAACCGAGGGACAGTCCGAACGCGAGCGCGACGAGTGCCCGGAGTGTGGCGCGCCGGGGGTCACCGACGAGAAGCGCGGCGAGACGGTCTGCCAGGAGTGTGGCGTCGTGCTGGAAGAAGACGTCGTCGACCGCGGGCCCGAGTGGCGGTCGTTCGACGCCCGCGACAAGGCCCAGAAGAGCCGCGTCGGGTCGCCGACGACCGAGATGCTCCACGACAAGGGACTCTCGTCGGTCATCGACTGGCAGAACAAGGACGCCAACGGCCAGGCGCTCTCGGCGAAAAAGCGCGAACAGATGTCCCGCCTGCGCACGTGGGACGAGCGCTTCCGCTCCCAGAGCGCCCAGGACAGGAACCTCAAGCAGGCCCTGGGAGAGATCGACCGCATGGCCAGCGCGCTGGGTATCCCCAAAGACGCCCGCGAGACGGCCAGCGTCATCTACCGACGCGCCCTCGACGAGGAGCTCATCCCCGGTCGGTCCATCGAGGCGATGGCTACCGGGTCGCTGTACGCCGGCGCTCGCCAGGCCGGTGTCCCGCGCACGCTCGACGAACTCGAGACCGTCAGTCGCGTCGACCGCAAGGAGTTCGCACGCGCGTACAGATACATCGCACGCGAGCTCGAACTCGCGATGGAGCCCACGGACCCCGCCCAGTACGTCCCGCGGCTGGTCTCGGACCTCGACCTGCCCGAGGAGACCAAACAGCGGGCCGTCGAGCTGCTCGAGGCGGGCAAGCGCGAGGCGGTCCACTCGGGGAAGAACCCGGTTGGCCTCGCCGCTGCGGCCATCTACGCGGCCGGTCGGCTCACCAACGTCGAGGTGACCCAACACGAGGTCGCCGACGCCGCCGACGTGTCCGCGGTGACCATCCGCGACCGCTACACCGAACTGCTCGACGCCGCCGACCGGGTCGCCTGA
- a CDS encoding TIGR04206 family protein — protein MSVRRTVATSLSRYRRALAVLAAGLVPWLVIPYEDATGLVFSVTLANTETLATTSVYHYVFVYTRGLPTELLAWPTATLLYGAGVASATLAWVDREDRRVTAGLFALAAFDVCYAVLGFSSFRAGTIAYPLGAVFLALAAWTSRP, from the coding sequence ATGAGCGTCCGCCGGACCGTCGCCACGTCGCTCTCTCGCTACCGGCGCGCCCTCGCTGTCCTGGCGGCGGGACTCGTCCCGTGGCTCGTCATCCCCTACGAGGACGCCACCGGGCTGGTCTTCTCGGTGACGCTCGCGAACACGGAGACGCTCGCGACCACGTCCGTCTATCACTACGTCTTCGTGTACACGCGCGGGCTGCCGACCGAGCTGCTGGCGTGGCCGACGGCGACGCTACTGTACGGCGCGGGGGTCGCGAGCGCCACGCTCGCGTGGGTCGACCGCGAGGACCGCCGAGTCACCGCCGGGCTGTTCGCGCTGGCGGCGTTCGACGTGTGCTACGCCGTCCTCGGGTTCTCGTCGTTCCGCGCGGGGACGATCGCCTACCCGCTCGGGGCCGTCTTCCTCGCGCTCGCGGCGTGGACGAGCCGGCCCTGA
- a CDS encoding VOC family protein: MDGTLDHVMMRVEDLDESLEWYTTHLDYEEKGRWEADTFTNVFLGPEDVHDDGALLELTYNHDGRSYTMGDGWGHIAVRVEDVEDAYYELMDEGVEDYRRPEDNPGYAFVKDPDGHEIEIVERDHGARWSIDHTMVRVEDADDHLGWWTRKFEYEHTGRWEADSFANYFVKPEGAAEEAMAVELTYNYDGRSYELGDAWGHLAVRVDDLSEGWDQLMTREAEDYRDPESCDNNYAFTKDPDGHEIEVVTS; encoded by the coding sequence ATGGACGGAACGCTCGACCACGTGATGATGCGCGTCGAAGACCTCGACGAATCGCTCGAGTGGTACACCACACACCTCGACTACGAGGAGAAGGGGCGCTGGGAGGCCGACACCTTCACGAACGTCTTCCTCGGTCCGGAAGACGTCCACGACGACGGTGCGCTACTGGAGCTCACCTACAACCACGACGGCCGCTCGTACACGATGGGCGACGGCTGGGGCCACATCGCCGTCCGCGTCGAGGACGTCGAGGACGCCTACTACGAGCTGATGGACGAGGGCGTCGAGGACTACCGCCGGCCCGAAGACAACCCCGGCTACGCCTTCGTGAAGGACCCGGACGGCCACGAGATCGAGATCGTCGAGCGCGACCACGGCGCCCGCTGGAGCATCGACCACACGATGGTCCGGGTCGAGGACGCCGACGACCACCTCGGCTGGTGGACCCGCAAGTTCGAGTACGAGCACACCGGCCGCTGGGAGGCCGACAGCTTCGCGAACTACTTCGTGAAGCCCGAGGGCGCCGCCGAGGAAGCGATGGCCGTCGAGCTGACGTACAACTACGACGGGCGCAGCTACGAACTGGGCGACGCCTGGGGCCACCTCGCGGTGCGGGTCGACGACCTGTCGGAGGGGTGGGACCAGTTGATGACCCGCGAGGCCGAGGACTACCGCGACCCCGAGAGCTGCGACAACAACTACGCGTTCACCAAGGACCCGGACGGCCACGAGATCGAAGTGGTCACGTCGTAA
- a CDS encoding OBG GTPase family GTP-binding protein, which produces MGLEEEIREIEEEIAETPYNKSTEEHIGRLKAKLADKKEKLENQSSAGGGGGYAVEKTGDATVALVGFPSVGKSTLLNALTNAESEVGSYEFTTLDVNPGMLKHNDANIQILDVPGLIEGAADGRGGGQAVLSVVRTADLVVFVLSVFEIDQYRRLYDELYNNKVRLDTEPPNVSIRKKHKDGISVTASVDLELDEQTIKSVLRERGYVNANVNIGEHVDIDRLLDGVLDNREYLPSLVSVNKADLIEPDYLDTVHEQLRDHDIDPDETIFISAEEEKGLDALKQAIWEELGLIRIYMDKPGRGVDYDEPLVLREGDTIEDACEKLGGEFEDRFRFARVSGPSAKHDEQQVGMDHELADEDVLRILTTR; this is translated from the coding sequence ATGGGGCTCGAAGAGGAGATCCGCGAGATCGAAGAGGAGATCGCCGAGACGCCCTACAACAAGTCGACCGAGGAGCACATCGGCCGACTGAAGGCCAAGCTCGCGGACAAGAAAGAGAAGCTGGAGAACCAGTCTTCGGCCGGCGGCGGCGGTGGCTACGCCGTCGAGAAGACCGGCGACGCCACCGTCGCGCTGGTGGGCTTTCCCAGCGTCGGCAAGTCCACGCTGCTGAACGCGCTCACCAACGCCGAGAGCGAGGTCGGGTCCTACGAGTTCACCACGCTCGACGTCAACCCCGGCATGCTCAAACACAACGACGCCAACATTCAGATCCTGGACGTGCCCGGGCTCATCGAGGGGGCCGCCGACGGCCGCGGCGGTGGCCAGGCCGTCCTCTCGGTCGTCCGGACCGCCGACCTGGTCGTGTTCGTCCTCTCGGTGTTCGAGATCGACCAGTACCGGCGCCTCTACGACGAACTGTACAACAACAAGGTCCGGCTGGACACCGAGCCCCCCAACGTCTCCATCCGGAAGAAACACAAAGACGGGATCAGCGTCACCGCCAGCGTCGACCTGGAACTCGACGAGCAGACGATCAAGAGCGTCCTGCGCGAGCGCGGGTACGTCAACGCCAACGTCAATATCGGCGAACACGTCGACATCGACCGCCTGCTCGACGGCGTGCTGGACAACCGCGAGTACCTCCCCTCGCTGGTCTCGGTCAACAAGGCCGACCTCATCGAGCCCGACTACCTCGACACCGTCCACGAGCAGCTGCGCGACCACGACATCGACCCCGACGAGACGATCTTCATCAGCGCAGAGGAGGAGAAAGGGCTCGACGCGCTCAAGCAGGCCATCTGGGAGGAACTGGGCCTCATCCGGATCTACATGGACAAACCCGGTCGCGGCGTCGACTACGACGAGCCGCTCGTGCTCCGGGAGGGCGACACCATCGAGGACGCCTGCGAGAAGCTCGGCGGCGAGTTCGAGGACCGGTTCCGCTTCGCCCGCGTCTCCGGCCCGAGCGCCAAACACGACGAACAGCAGGTCGGGATGGACCACGAGCTCGCCGACGAAGACGTCCTCCGCATCCTGACGACCCGATGA
- a CDS encoding 50S ribosomal protein L11, with translation MAGTIEVLVPGGQANPGPPLGPELGPTPVDVQAVVQDINDQTEAFDGTEVPVTVEYDDDGSFEIEVGVPPTAELIKDEAGFDTGSGEPQETFVADLSVDQVTQIAEQKQTDLLAYDTKNAAKEVVGTCTSLGVTIEGNDPREFKQRIDDGEYDDHFADEASA, from the coding sequence ATGGCTGGAACTATCGAAGTGCTCGTCCCGGGCGGGCAGGCCAATCCGGGCCCGCCGCTGGGGCCGGAACTCGGTCCGACGCCCGTGGACGTGCAGGCAGTCGTCCAGGATATCAACGACCAGACCGAAGCGTTCGACGGCACCGAGGTCCCCGTCACCGTCGAGTACGACGACGACGGGAGCTTCGAGATCGAGGTCGGCGTCCCGCCGACGGCCGAACTCATCAAGGACGAGGCCGGCTTCGACACGGGCAGCGGCGAACCCCAGGAGACCTTCGTCGCCGACCTCTCGGTCGACCAGGTCACCCAGATCGCCGAGCAGAAACAGACCGACCTGCTCGCCTACGACACGAAAAACGCCGCGAAGGAAGTCGTCGGCACCTGTACCTCGCTGGGCGTGACCATCGAGGGCAACGACCCCCGCGAGTTCAAACAGCGCATCGACGACGGCGAGTACGACGACCACTTCGCCGACGAAGCGTCCGCGTAG
- a CDS encoding VNG_1110C family protein codes for MSDPARLRDSTEILLPADAIEGLRGELERRFTLTIRREDRRVRIIGSPVEIKSASDFLARNGISVA; via the coding sequence ATGTCCGATCCGGCTCGCCTCCGTGACAGTACGGAGATCCTCCTGCCAGCGGACGCCATCGAGGGGCTGCGCGGGGAGCTCGAACGGCGGTTCACGCTCACGATCCGCCGGGAAGACCGTCGGGTCCGGATCATCGGGAGTCCGGTCGAGATAAAGAGCGCCAGCGACTTCCTCGCGCGCAACGGGATCTCCGTCGCTTGA
- a CDS encoding TrmB family transcriptional regulator, translated as MSSERTRMSNDESAVGPDGDDLVAETASLLETFGLTSYEAKCFVALVRIGHGTAREIAEVADVPRPRVYDSVESLADRGLADVQDAQPRRFRAPDPRDAVETIRREYGQRLDRLEGLLPRLQSPEPRDERAGVWVVEGDEAVSDRLAALAADADDELLVVVAVESLLTDEVRDALAAATDRGVEITVGSPSPAVREAVTDAVPGASVVETWTWWETHPIRAGEISSILMADGRELIVSSDLETDLPGVDRHSAVWTDDERAPLVGLMQPLLAEAIRSGPSAHGSA; from the coding sequence ATGTCATCTGAGAGAACCCGCATGTCCAACGACGAGTCGGCCGTCGGCCCCGACGGCGACGACCTGGTAGCCGAGACCGCGTCGCTGCTGGAAACGTTCGGGCTGACGAGCTACGAAGCCAAGTGTTTCGTCGCGCTGGTTCGCATCGGCCACGGCACCGCCCGCGAGATCGCCGAAGTCGCGGACGTCCCCCGCCCACGCGTCTACGACAGCGTCGAGTCGCTGGCCGACCGCGGGCTCGCCGACGTGCAGGACGCCCAGCCGCGCCGCTTTCGCGCCCCCGATCCCCGGGACGCCGTCGAGACCATCCGCCGCGAGTACGGCCAGCGCCTCGACCGCCTCGAAGGACTGCTCCCCCGGCTCCAGTCGCCCGAACCCCGCGACGAGCGGGCCGGCGTCTGGGTCGTCGAGGGCGACGAGGCCGTCAGCGACCGACTGGCCGCGCTGGCCGCCGACGCCGACGACGAACTGCTCGTCGTCGTCGCCGTCGAGAGCCTGCTGACCGACGAGGTCCGCGACGCGCTCGCGGCCGCTACCGACCGCGGCGTCGAGATAACCGTCGGCTCGCCGAGCCCGGCGGTTCGGGAGGCCGTCACCGACGCCGTCCCCGGTGCGTCGGTCGTCGAGACCTGGACCTGGTGGGAGACCCACCCCATCCGCGCCGGCGAGATCAGCTCGATCCTCATGGCCGACGGCCGCGAGCTGATCGTCAGCTCCGACCTGGAGACCGATCTACCAGGGGTCGACCGCCACAGCGCCGTCTGGACCGACGACGAACGAGCCCCGCTGGTCGGCCTGATGCAACCGTTGCTCGCCGAGGCCATCCGCTCTGGACCCTCGGCTCACGGGTCGGCGTAG
- a CDS encoding right-handed parallel beta-helix repeat-containing protein, with protein MRRRVPGENRGVGALLAPVTAVSNVNGSGRVRAVALAFLMTLAAVAVGAPVAGASADAGTAAQTITVDAGGSGDYTTIQAAVDAAATGDTIEVGPGTYSEAVTGDKTVTIIAPNETTLDGSSLSNDPIAFDITGQAAPEVAGFTITGYYKGLHAAGSTGDWTLRDTTIENSSFGAVDADDSTGDWTIEDSVLRDDQNDAIDARGTEGDWTVRDTTATSRIYAVSASGQWTVEGVTVRDAYASGIAARYTDGAWTVRDTTLQGPASDGIDASQSVSGWEADNVTVSNADNGIRAFNTSGAWTVSDSTFRNSSDVGIDVSRSSATWTVSDSTVRNSSGAGIDAAFSSGTWTVRESAFVDNGVGVDAEYGTQTGEATRNWWGSCDGPSGEFGGSGDAAAGNLVVEPYYTDAAQTTLSNETASPCGGSTTFDFGVELEQVEEVNRSGDATVSAYPQNYADDPVANTTLELLVDADDDGRFAESEVVATNASLDFAAGEYRTVDLTYENVELSPGNYSYMARIGKDGQTTRSFTNGTLVVGTGSDGSGTATELASCGVIDRPGSYDLVSDLSSNGTCIEITASDVTLDGQGHTLEGLDPDVDKIGIYGNGTADGLTNVTVTDVELTGWRHDGFGTTGHALYLERVNHSAITDVSVTGGDIGVHLRTAADNRLDNVSIEGTKNVGLHLQNGADWNTVVDSAVVDAEERGVRLSSASNNTVRASEIRSSGAENVRLAWAANDNVFVDNVVSGTSWGDTSISVGQSGSGLEFRNNTVTGSSGHGFGLSQAGSDYLFANNTVSGNDGHGIRLNRAANATIRDNTVAASGGHGINLQRSSGHTVADNVVRDSERYGVNLNDVDDAVVAENTIERGTNGGVRLFAGSSSNELRDNAISNAPPTGVTAFPTGIQLRDADDNRIVGTEIDNAWRGIDVNASSDDNTIANTAVNNTASATRSVTLSGSVGTSVESLALSDPSASNVTLSFEGYNVSVAPAASPPDNPDGTGIGRTVDVASVGGANAFLDLTLRYEAGDVAGLDATTLGLWRHGASGWERTADAAHDIGARTLDGNVTDVGASADSVVVGAFLEGQKPFDVELEQAVNVSEGGDVNVTAYGSNLDSAPVTGTTVELLVDTDDDGRIEADEVIASRSADFDAGEYRAVDLTYEDVELSPGEYSYMARIDDGSRTVGSFTNGTLTVETNETSGIPSDAVYEAGSVAAEFDVDLDGRIGIGELGTAAEAYASGDLDITGLGDVAEAYAAS; from the coding sequence ATGAGACGACGGGTGCCGGGCGAGAATCGGGGTGTCGGTGCGTTGCTCGCGCCGGTGACCGCGGTGTCGAACGTGAACGGTTCGGGCCGGGTCCGCGCGGTCGCGCTGGCGTTCCTGATGACCCTGGCGGCGGTCGCGGTCGGCGCGCCGGTCGCGGGAGCGAGCGCCGACGCCGGTACCGCGGCTCAAACCATCACCGTCGACGCCGGTGGTAGCGGCGATTACACGACGATACAGGCGGCGGTCGACGCCGCGGCCACCGGCGATACCATCGAGGTAGGACCTGGGACCTACAGCGAAGCGGTCACCGGCGACAAGACTGTCACAATAATAGCGCCGAACGAAACGACGCTCGACGGGTCGTCGTTGTCGAACGACCCGATCGCGTTCGACATCACGGGCCAGGCCGCGCCCGAGGTCGCGGGGTTCACGATCACGGGATACTACAAGGGGCTCCACGCCGCCGGGTCGACCGGCGACTGGACGCTCCGGGACACGACTATCGAGAACTCGTCGTTCGGCGCGGTCGACGCCGATGACTCGACCGGCGACTGGACGATCGAGGACAGCGTCCTGCGGGACGACCAAAACGATGCTATCGACGCCCGTGGCACGGAGGGCGACTGGACGGTTCGCGATACCACCGCTACCAGCCGCATCTACGCCGTGTCGGCGTCCGGTCAGTGGACGGTCGAGGGCGTGACGGTCCGCGACGCGTACGCGTCCGGTATCGCCGCCAGGTACACCGACGGCGCGTGGACCGTCCGTGACACGACTCTCCAGGGGCCGGCGTCCGACGGGATCGACGCCTCCCAATCCGTTTCCGGATGGGAGGCGGACAACGTGACGGTCTCGAACGCGGACAACGGCATCCGCGCGTTCAATACGAGCGGAGCGTGGACGGTCAGCGACTCGACGTTCCGGAACAGTTCTGACGTGGGCATCGACGTTTCCCGCTCGAGCGCCACGTGGACGGTCAGCGACTCGACCGTCCGGAACAGTTCCGGCGCGGGTATCGACGCCGCCTTCTCGAGCGGCACGTGGACGGTCCGCGAGAGCGCGTTCGTCGACAACGGCGTCGGCGTCGACGCCGAATACGGGACCCAGACGGGCGAGGCGACCCGTAACTGGTGGGGTTCCTGCGACGGGCCGAGCGGGGAATTCGGCGGGAGCGGCGACGCGGCCGCCGGGAACCTCGTCGTGGAGCCGTACTACACGGACGCGGCACAGACGACGCTCAGCAACGAGACGGCCTCGCCCTGCGGCGGGTCGACGACGTTCGACTTCGGGGTCGAACTCGAACAGGTCGAGGAGGTCAACCGGAGCGGCGACGCGACGGTCAGCGCGTACCCGCAGAACTACGCCGACGACCCCGTCGCGAACACGACCCTCGAACTGCTGGTCGACGCGGACGACGACGGGCGGTTCGCCGAAAGCGAGGTCGTCGCGACGAACGCGAGCCTCGACTTCGCGGCCGGCGAGTACCGCACCGTCGATCTGACCTACGAGAACGTCGAGCTCTCGCCGGGCAACTACAGCTACATGGCCCGGATCGGCAAGGACGGCCAGACCACGCGGAGCTTCACGAACGGGACCCTCGTCGTCGGGACCGGGAGCGACGGGTCGGGTACCGCGACGGAGCTCGCGAGCTGTGGGGTCATCGACCGACCGGGGTCCTACGACCTCGTTTCGGACCTGTCGAGCAACGGGACCTGTATCGAGATCACCGCGAGCGACGTCACGCTGGACGGGCAGGGCCACACGCTCGAGGGGCTCGACCCCGACGTCGACAAGATCGGGATCTACGGCAACGGGACGGCCGACGGGCTGACCAACGTGACCGTGACCGACGTCGAACTGACCGGGTGGCGCCACGACGGCTTCGGTACCACCGGGCACGCCCTGTATCTCGAGCGGGTGAACCACAGCGCGATCACGGACGTGAGCGTGACCGGCGGGGACATCGGGGTCCACCTCCGCACCGCCGCGGACAACCGGCTCGATAACGTGTCCATCGAGGGAACCAAAAACGTCGGGCTACACCTCCAGAACGGTGCGGACTGGAACACCGTCGTCGATAGCGCGGTCGTCGACGCCGAGGAGCGGGGCGTCCGGCTGTCCTCGGCGTCGAACAACACCGTCCGGGCCAGTGAGATCCGCTCCTCCGGCGCGGAGAACGTCCGCCTGGCGTGGGCTGCGAACGACAACGTCTTCGTCGACAACGTCGTCAGCGGGACCTCCTGGGGCGACACCAGTATCAGCGTCGGACAGAGCGGGTCGGGCCTGGAGTTCCGGAACAACACCGTGACCGGGAGCTCGGGCCACGGCTTCGGCCTCTCCCAGGCCGGCAGCGACTACCTGTTCGCGAACAACACCGTCAGCGGGAACGACGGCCACGGGATCCGTCTCAACCGCGCCGCGAACGCGACCATCCGTGACAACACCGTCGCGGCCAGCGGTGGGCACGGGATCAACCTCCAGCGCTCGTCGGGCCACACGGTAGCCGACAACGTCGTCCGCGACAGCGAGCGATACGGCGTCAATCTGAACGACGTCGACGACGCGGTCGTCGCGGAGAACACCATCGAACGCGGTACGAACGGCGGCGTCCGGCTGTTCGCCGGGTCGTCGAGCAACGAGCTTCGGGACAACGCGATCTCGAACGCGCCGCCGACTGGGGTCACAGCCTTCCCGACCGGCATCCAGCTACGCGACGCCGACGACAACCGGATCGTCGGAACGGAGATCGACAACGCCTGGCGCGGGATCGACGTCAACGCCTCCTCCGACGACAACACGATAGCGAACACCGCGGTGAACAACACCGCGAGCGCGACGCGGAGCGTCACTCTCAGCGGTTCGGTCGGGACCTCGGTGGAGTCGCTCGCGCTCTCTGACCCGTCGGCGTCGAACGTCACCCTCTCGTTCGAGGGGTACAACGTCAGCGTCGCGCCGGCGGCGTCGCCACCCGACAACCCCGACGGGACCGGCATCGGACGAACCGTCGACGTGGCCTCGGTCGGGGGCGCGAACGCGTTCCTCGACCTCACGCTGCGGTACGAGGCGGGCGACGTCGCGGGCCTCGACGCGACGACGCTCGGGCTCTGGCGACACGGAGCCAGCGGCTGGGAGCGGACCGCCGACGCGGCCCACGACATCGGTGCCCGGACGCTCGACGGCAACGTCACCGACGTCGGCGCGTCCGCCGACTCGGTGGTCGTCGGGGCGTTCCTCGAAGGCCAGAAGCCGTTCGACGTCGAACTGGAGCAGGCGGTGAACGTCTCCGAGGGCGGGGACGTGAACGTCACCGCGTACGGGTCGAACCTCGATAGCGCCCCCGTCACCGGGACGACGGTCGAGCTGCTGGTCGACACCGACGACGACGGGCGGATCGAGGCCGACGAAGTCATCGCCAGTCGGAGCGCCGACTTCGACGCCGGTGAGTACCGCGCTGTCGATCTCACCTACGAGGACGTCGAGCTCTCGCCCGGCGAGTACAGTTACATGGCACGGATCGACGACGGGTCGCGGACCGTCGGGAGCTTCACCAACGGGACGCTGACGGTCGAGACCAACGAGACGAGCGGGATTCCGTCAGACGCGGTGTACGAGGCCGGGAGCGTGGCCGCCGAATTCGACGTGGACCTCGACGGGCGGATCGGGATCGGCGAACTCGGGACCGCCGCGGAAGCGTACGCGAGTGGCGACCTCGACATCACTGGGCTCGGTGACGTCGCCGAAGCCTACGCGGCGAGCTGA